One window of the Thermodesulfomicrobium sp. WS genome contains the following:
- a CDS encoding glycosyltransferase: MRQSPCAAKKAAASSRAATAPTVLAVIPTRNAGPRFAQTLQALRGTPVLVLDTASTDGTPERARSHGAQVRAIAPEAFNHATTRNLALEYPADFYLFLTQDAVPAGRDLIPALLAPMGDPQVAMAYGRHLPPCQCRPEERFARLYHYPPHSQVRTRAHIPRLGIHAFFASNVCCLYRASVFRALGGFTPGLATNEDMEFAARALLAGYAVAYAAEACVWHGHHLSLAQLWRRYQAIGRFFAQNPWILEAASGMTASGGAYVLAELRHLIRHAPLALPRALAATVVKYLAFQQGKRS, translated from the coding sequence GTGAGGCAATCTCCGTGCGCGGCAAAGAAGGCTGCCGCTTCTTCCCGTGCCGCCACCGCCCCGACGGTGCTTGCCGTCATCCCCACCCGCAATGCCGGCCCGCGGTTTGCCCAAACCCTCCAGGCCCTGCGCGGGACCCCGGTGCTCGTGCTCGACACCGCCTCCACCGACGGCACCCCGGAGCGCGCCCGCAGCCACGGCGCCCAGGTACGCGCCATCGCCCCCGAAGCCTTCAACCACGCCACCACCCGCAACCTGGCCCTGGAATACCCGGCAGACTTCTATCTCTTCCTCACCCAGGACGCCGTGCCCGCCGGCCGCGACCTCATCCCTGCCCTGCTTGCGCCCATGGGGGATCCCCAGGTGGCCATGGCCTACGGCCGCCACCTGCCGCCCTGCCAATGCCGGCCCGAGGAGCGCTTCGCCCGCCTCTATCACTATCCGCCCCACTCCCAGGTGCGCACCCGCGCCCACATCCCGCGCCTGGGTATCCATGCCTTTTTCGCCTCCAATGTCTGCTGCCTCTACCGGGCAAGCGTCTTCCGCGCCCTGGGCGGCTTCACCCCCGGCCTTGCCACCAACGAAGACATGGAATTCGCCGCCCGCGCCCTTTTGGCCGGCTACGCCGTGGCCTACGCCGCCGAGGCCTGTGTGTGGCACGGCCACCATTTGAGCCTTGCCCAACTGTGGCGGCGCTACCAGGCCATCGGCCGCTTTTTCGCCCAAAACCCCTGGATCCTGGAGGCGGCATCCGGCATGACCGCTTCCGGCGGCGCCTACGTGCTTGCGGAGCTGCGCCACCTCATCCGGCACGCGCCGCTTGCCCTGCCCCGCGCCCTCGCAGCCACGGTGGTCAAGTATCTCGCCTTCCAGCAGGGAAAACGCTCATGA
- the wbaP gene encoding undecaprenyl-phosphate galactose phosphotransferase WbaP, whose protein sequence is MTRRPLSPLTTSLVLLAADIMSLLVACWAAVLVRWALGGAFALALYAEVTPFVLLFPGLFALQGLYPGTLIAPPDALKRLCQSISLGFALLVVLSFLAKHGPLYSRGVMAMAWGAGLAAVPLARALVRRFCLRQGRWGQAAVLVGADASTAQLKATLLAHPELGITPVARMDPSGACTQGTLPPPRQGVAILLVEADQVEALLEGPLAGFGRVLLVPQLPALPSLWTDTADVAGTLLVDVRMKLLDPHRQRLKRLLDLAITLMVLPLILPLMAAIALTVRLTSPGPIFFAHRRIGRGGRDIRIWKFRTMHPQADRLLTEALAQDPSLQHEWETCHKLRHDPRITRVGGFLRRTSLDELPQLWNVLQGDLALVGPRPIVWDEVPKYGETGFALYCKVRPGLTGLWQISGRSSTTYAERVALDTYYVRNWSVWLDIYILARTPAALVDTTRAC, encoded by the coding sequence ATGACCCGTCGCCCCCTCTCGCCGCTCACCACGTCCCTCGTCCTCCTGGCCGCGGACATCATGAGCCTGCTCGTTGCCTGCTGGGCCGCGGTGCTCGTGCGCTGGGCCTTGGGCGGTGCATTTGCCCTCGCCCTCTACGCCGAAGTCACGCCTTTCGTGCTCCTCTTTCCCGGCCTCTTCGCCCTGCAGGGACTCTATCCCGGCACCCTCATCGCCCCGCCCGACGCCCTCAAGCGCCTGTGCCAAAGCATCTCCCTGGGCTTTGCCCTGCTGGTGGTGCTCTCGTTTCTCGCCAAGCACGGGCCGTTGTACTCCCGCGGGGTCATGGCCATGGCCTGGGGGGCAGGCCTGGCCGCCGTTCCCCTGGCCCGCGCCCTGGTCCGGCGCTTCTGCCTGCGCCAGGGGCGCTGGGGGCAGGCCGCAGTGCTCGTGGGCGCGGACGCATCCACGGCGCAGCTCAAGGCAACCCTCCTTGCCCATCCCGAGCTGGGAATCACCCCGGTGGCGCGCATGGATCCCAGCGGCGCCTGCACCCAGGGCACATTGCCGCCGCCGCGCCAAGGTGTGGCCATCCTCTTGGTGGAAGCCGACCAGGTAGAGGCCCTGCTGGAGGGCCCGCTGGCAGGCTTTGGCCGCGTGCTCCTCGTGCCGCAGCTGCCGGCGCTGCCCTCCCTGTGGACCGACACCGCCGATGTGGCAGGCACCCTGCTGGTGGACGTGCGCATGAAGCTCCTCGATCCCCACCGCCAGCGCCTCAAGCGCCTGCTCGATCTCGCCATCACCCTCATGGTCCTGCCCCTGATCCTGCCGCTCATGGCCGCCATCGCCCTGACCGTGCGCCTCACCTCCCCCGGGCCCATCTTCTTTGCCCACCGCCGCATCGGCCGCGGCGGCCGCGACATCCGCATCTGGAAGTTCCGCACCATGCACCCGCAGGCCGACCGTCTCCTGACCGAGGCCCTGGCCCAGGATCCCAGCCTGCAGCACGAATGGGAAACCTGCCACAAGCTGCGCCATGACCCGCGCATCACCCGCGTGGGGGGCTTTTTGCGGCGCACCAGCCTCGATGAGCTGCCGCAGCTATGGAACGTGCTTCAGGGAGACTTGGCCCTGGTGGGCCCGCGGCCCATCGTCTGGGACGAGGTTCCCAAGTACGGGGAGACCGGCTTTGCCCTGTACTGCAAGGTACGGCCCGGGCTCACCGGCCTGTGGCAGATCTCGGGCCGATCCAGCACCACCTACGCCGAGCGCGTGGCCCTGGACACCTACTACGTGCGCAACTGGTCGGTGTGGCTGGACATCTACATCCTCGCCCGCACTCCAGCAGCGCTCGTGGACACCACCAGGGCATGCTAG
- a CDS encoding acyltransferase has protein sequence MQGHERARTNAFDFLRLLGAMLVFVSHHFALQGFAEPMVGGWTTFGGLGVAMFFSISGYLITLSWMRDPHWGRFAARRMLRILPGLVVVVVLCALVLGPWVSTLPVLQYYGHPQVRAYFLNILFFPVYSLPGVFGANPYPHAVNGSLWTLPLEFFLYFAMTLVLLLEAVRRSPWILAGGAVVVAALGHWALATHAPMVVWGSDVRFLGMLAPYYMMGSFWALWGRREMLSVPVAVLLGAVLWGASGVVQQMLAVVIIPYATLAVGLRSWPVVRHAARWGDFSYGLYIYAFPMQQLSIALLGAQAGHGSLFVLSLGLTLLGAVFSWHVVEAPWLARKPRAAYGDGTRRGEAQMPLG, from the coding sequence ATGCAAGGACACGAACGAGCACGGACCAACGCTTTTGATTTTTTGCGGCTGCTGGGCGCCATGCTGGTGTTCGTGAGTCATCATTTTGCGCTGCAGGGGTTTGCGGAACCCATGGTGGGCGGCTGGACCACCTTTGGCGGGCTCGGGGTGGCCATGTTTTTTTCCATCAGTGGGTATTTGATCACCCTCAGTTGGATGCGGGATCCCCATTGGGGGCGTTTCGCTGCGCGGCGTATGCTCCGTATCCTCCCCGGACTGGTGGTCGTTGTGGTCCTGTGCGCATTGGTGCTGGGGCCCTGGGTGAGCACCCTGCCCGTGCTCCAGTACTATGGGCACCCCCAAGTGCGCGCCTATTTCCTCAATATCCTCTTTTTTCCCGTGTATTCGCTCCCCGGGGTGTTCGGCGCCAATCCTTACCCCCACGCGGTCAATGGTTCTTTGTGGACCTTGCCGCTGGAGTTTTTTTTGTACTTTGCCATGACCTTGGTGCTGTTGTTGGAGGCCGTCCGCCGCAGTCCATGGATACTGGCCGGGGGCGCAGTGGTGGTGGCGGCCCTGGGACATTGGGCCTTGGCGACCCATGCCCCCATGGTGGTGTGGGGCTCGGATGTGCGTTTTTTGGGGATGCTCGCCCCGTACTACATGATGGGAAGTTTTTGGGCCCTCTGGGGGCGGCGGGAGATGCTCTCCGTGCCTGTGGCTGTTCTTTTGGGGGCAGTGCTGTGGGGTGCGTCCGGGGTGGTGCAGCAGATGCTGGCGGTGGTGATCATCCCCTATGCCACTTTGGCCGTGGGGTTACGGTCGTGGCCGGTGGTGCGTCACGCCGCCCGGTGGGGAGATTTTTCCTACGGGCTCTATATCTATGCCTTTCCCATGCAGCAGCTCTCCATTGCCCTCTTGGGGGCCCAGGCAGGCCATGGGTCCCTGTTTGTCCTGAGTTTGGGGTTGACCCTGCTGGGAGCGGTTTTTTCCTGGCATGTGGTGGAGGCACCGTGGCTGGCGCGCAAACCGCGGGCGGCGTATGGTGACGGCACCAGAAGAGGGGAAGCCCAGATGCCCCTCGGCTAG